In Babesia bovis T2Bo chromosome 3, whole genome shotgun sequence, the genomic window GTCCGTATATCCAATCGGTTTCCGACAGTAACGGTGACTACAATTTGATTGCTACCTTAGGGCGCAACGGTAGAATACTTGATGCGGACTTACTTGAAGTTATGTTTAACAATTTACGGTCAACTATTAAAAAGGGCTATGTTAGCACGGGATTATTTCAgatgatgacattttggACAATTACGTTATTGTTTATCTTATGTTGTGCCAGTCTTATTGGCGGCGGTCGTGCTGGTAAGGTTTTAATTTTTTGGGCTCATCACTCGATGTCTCAATTCCTGATAGCCTGTTTCGCCGTTTTGTTTACATTGTTCATGATGTCAGCCGTTAACGCTTACCTTGTGAATTCTGTTGAGAAGAACAATGCGAGTTTTCGTTATAACTTTGCAACATTGTTTAACATCTTGGCGGGTGTTTCAAACGATCGTGTGGATGAATACGTGCAGAACACCGGGTTCATGCATACGGTTTCGATTTTAGTTTTAATTGGTGTCTTTACATACTTTGGTATTATTGTTTTGGCTACTTTAATGCTTACTGCAAATCCTGAGCACCGGATTCGTAGCTTTGAATTCATTCCTCTGAGGAATCCGTTTGACTCATCTCGTTGGCACCGTATTAAAATGCTTATTGAGCGCAAGTTTGGATTCTTGTCAATGAACAACCGTCGCATGATATTGCGTGAGCTTGTTTTTTCTCGCCGTAGGCGTGCTGCATCTGACGGTGCAAATACTTCCTCGGGACAATCTGGTTCTAAAGGAGTGGCTACCGGGAGCCCTGCTGGCGGTGTTGATACTGCCGCGGCTTCAATGGAAGCAGAGACCGTCAATCTGGAGCCGCCAGTTATTAATGGCAATAATCAAAGGGAGCAGCATTGTGTTGATGTATCTGGTGATGGTGATAACAAAGGTTCTCCTAAGATCCCCTTTGGGTTAGATGGCCTTAATATCAGGTGGTCTTTTAACTATAGATTCCGGAATGATGTCCGTACTTATCGCAACATTTTATATTGGCTCATTTTAGTTGGTATCCTTGTCTTTGGGTTTAAAGATTGGCGTTATCACAACTCTCGCAAGCTTTTACAGCAGACGTTGAAGGATCGTATAAAGACGGATATTTCGGACCTTCCACCTTTGTTCGCTAGTTTAAATCACACTGCTGGGGACAAAGCACTTAAACCTGTACCTGATGTTAAGTTAGAAAAGCCGAATGGGCTGACACCTGAAGTTGAACAGGCAACTGTGATATCGCCATCCATGGGCCAAGATATACCCCGTGTGTCTAATAGCGATACAAATACATTGTCAATACAGACAGCAAATCAGTTGGATGCTGAACCTGGGGAACATTCTCGTTCCAATGTAGATGCTCCAGAGTCAAGTGGCGGTTCAGACGGACCTAGGGTCAACCAAGCAATGCAGCCTTCATACGGCGTAAAGGCGATTGTACCAAAGTTACACTTCAGTCCTAGACGCATAATATCTCGTCAGGAGGTGTTTCGCTGGATGACGGACGGCGGTTTGGCATCTATGTTCCAATGGGTCCAGTTTGATAATGACATGTTCCACTCAGCGACTGAAAATCCAGAATTCATGTCAGTTAACAAACGCTTTTTTGCTGTTCCCGCTAATAATCCGATCTTTATTGAATTCAAGTTACATTCTGCTGATGGCTTTAAAAGTCCCATTTTTTCCAATATGACTCACGATCTTGGTAAGCTTACAGTTCGTGGTGTGATTCATTCTGAACCCATATCATTGGGTCTAAGGGAAGTATTTGGCAAAGGCGCCACCGACTTCCCTGATTGTGTACGTAAGGTGTATATCCATCTGCTCTTGGTGGACCGAAACGCCGACTGTAAGCTTTACAATACCAGGATACGCTTTGACCTTGGTAAATCTGGCATGGTCTTATTAAGGCTCAGCGTCAGGAGTGTGGTGGGCGTGCATTTAACTGCTCGATACTGGAACATCGCTTTTATAGTGGTCACTACTGTATCATCACTGTTGCTACTACTATTTGCTTGGTGGATCTATAAAGACTTTGTTTCCTTCAGGTTCAATTACTGCAGGCACCACCGTATTAGCCCCAAAGGCCGCTTTTGGCATTGCCTGATGGTCTACTTCGTGAACGATTACTTGAGGTTAATACACTTTTGGATACTATCATTGATTGCTGTTACCTGTGTGATGTACTATATAATTCACGACAATACAAATGCagtatatcgcaatatcaACTTGATATCTACTTTAGAGGGCCGTTTGGTTGTACAAAATGCTCTTTGGCATATTCGTGCGGTCCACTTATTACTTTGGTATGTATTGGGTACTCTTTGTACACTCATTCTATTGGTTCAATTCAACATGTTACAAGTATTAGTCCAAGTAATCTTCGTCTGCATCACATTTGCTTTTACGATGTACATGCTAGTATTCTTGGCCTTGTTTGTACTAGCAATCACGTTTCTGTTCGTCATTTTGATCTTCGCTGCAGACTTATATGATGGTTAGTTTTACTTATTCATCTCACATGTTTATAGAGCTATCTCGTGACGAGAATTTTGTTTTAGGTGGTTTACGTTTACTGGTGGGCCAATCTAAAATACCATCCCACGTTTATGAGAGCAACCCTGTAATTATGTTAATATATCCCTTATGCAAGCTGTTGGAGCTGTTTTTGGGTAATTTACTATTTGTCTATTTATGGTCCATATGGCCTAAAGAAGATGACAAGGAGGCGGAAGCATTAGACAAGACCTACGAGATGTTTAGGTCGGAACCTATTGAGGAATGTGAGATATCTGATGGCGTCGCTAGCCTTACGCAAGTGGCTCCAGATCAGCTTGACTTGATTCCCAATGAAATTAAGGAATACTGTGCTGATGAAGCTATCAAGTTCCATGAAATGTTTCGTCAATTTAACGAGGAGCTGACTTCATCGGGGCTAACCAAAGTGGAGTATTTGATGCAGTTGGAAAACCGGTTGGCAAAACAAACACATGAAATGCTAACCCATTGCCAGTCTTTGGAGTTAGAGCTCGAAGTACTGAGCAAAGCGTGCAACAAGGCTGAGGGAGAGGATAACGACGAGTTGGAAACTGCGATATCGCTATTGGAAGCCACGGTAGCTGACAAGAAGAACGAACTTGATGCTATATACGCCAAGTATAAGAGTATTATGGACCAAGAAGATAACGAAGCAAGGAATAATGTAGATTAAGTTACTTTATATACTACGTATATATTTAGCTGTTCCATCCATATCTATCTGTTTCCGCTGACACTTTGCATTCTAGAACAACCTAGGATCTAGATACAACTTCATGTGTGATATACACCCGTTATTTGGTACCGCTTATCCGATTCTTGCACATATCACAGAGACAGATGCCACATGCTTTATCAATACACATCTCGATGTAATGCCACCTTACTGTGTGCtatgttataataaaacTGAAATTTATAACCAAAAAGACTCAAACAGGGCAACACATCGATTCCCTATGATGAAATACACTGTCCAATGTTTATAGATTCTCTAGTATACTTTAGACAATTCCacgataatatataattatacTTTCGGGTTACTCTAGGATAACATACTGAAGCTTTGGGTCTAGTGTGTTACTACAATGAGGGACGCATTTCAACATGAATGTGCGCGGTATGTGCCATTTATGGGCGTTTGTAGGCCCTGGTTTATCGGTCCATAATCGTAATGATGGCCATAAGACGTTGTATGCTTTTGGAAATTTAGGAATCCGCTTGCCTAAATCCCCTGAGGGTTTCTGGAATCCTAAGTCTGAGTCAAAGAACAATGTGGAACAACGCCAATCGTTACCCTTGATCCATGTGCCTGATTGTGGTCCCCAGGGCGTAGTTTCATACGCTGGTATATACAAGGATATTGACAACTTGCCAGCGAGAACATTGGAGAATGTAGATATAGAGTCACTTACCCCTGGTGCCATATCAGAGATTGGCCGAATGCTGAATGCCGTTGGCGTTGAAAGCCTCTCCAGGCTTCAGTTATCGTTGTTTGATGAGCTTTCGTATGGTAGCAATGCGTTATTCCACTCTGAGACGTCTACTGGCAAGACCTTTTCAATGCTTTTGTACGCTACCTTGAGACACTACTATCGCATTGACCCTTCATGGTTATGTTCACGCAGGGTACAGACTTTGTTTGATACATCCTTATCTGGGAAGGTTAAAAATGCACCTTTCACACCGCCAAATTCGCCTGTACTCGGCCGTGTTATGGTACTCTGTCCAACCAAGGAGCTTGCTGTACAGACAGCTAATCAGTTAATTGAATTCACTTGCGGTGATGTCGACGCTGTTAGACTTATTATTGACGACCAAGCTATGTTACCTGAGGATATTAATAGCCGTCAACTATTTATTGTGGGTTCTGCGAATCAGGTGAACCAGTACATGCTGACTAAGAGTCGTCGTTATACCCGTGGCATACTTCAGCACGTATCTATGATAATACTTGACGAAATTGATCGTTTGATTAAAGTACCAAATCAATATGCTTCATCTAGGCGTAAATCATTCCTTCGTACTCATCCAACAGCAGCATTTCAGCTTTGTCAGGTATGCTAGTCATTGGAATCCACATGCGTTACAGACGTTGCTGGCGTTGTCACCAAACCGTTTACAGGTAGTTGGTGCCTCCGCTTCTATATCGAGGCACCATATTCGATTCATGGATACTGCTATTCAATCATATCGCAAGACTAGGTGCCCCCTGGCGGTCATCAGGCACCAAGATGAGCGTACTGCTGCTAACCGTTACGTATCAATTCCAGAATCTGTAGAGCATTTCTTTGCGGCGTCCAATACAGATTCTTTGGGTAACAAGGTTGGCAAGTTAGCTACAATATTGCGCCAGCGTCCGCCTGAGCGTGTAATATTCTTTATCAGCTCAGATCACTCTTTGCTATCTTTTAGGCACTACCTAAATAACTGTGGATttgaggtatgtttatatacagtgcAACATATCATATCATTTCAGTGCAAAATTTTACATCATGAGTTTGGTATACGTGACAACATATCGAAGCGCTTTGACCCTACTGTACAAAAGGGGCTGTATGATCGTCGTGCATCTACTGAAGTGATGGATATGTATGACAGTTGTAAACAAACTTTAGAAACTGAGTCGGGTAGGTTTTCTTAGTACTTCTAACCAAATCGTAGATCAATCCTGTTACTATGCGGCGTCTATGGATTCAGCTCGCGGGTTACACTTCTCAGCTGTAAGCTTACATTCTCAGTTTCAGATGTTTACAGCTCGATACGATATACATGATAGGCATACCTAGAAACGTGGATGAGTACGTGCATATAGCTGGTTTGTGTACAGTATTGGATTTCATTACTCTCAGGCCGCGTTGGAAGATGCGGAAATATTGGACGATGCATTGTGGTGGACAGTGCCCCTAACCTAAGGTACATGAGCACTATTGTTCTTACATATAGCTACAGTAAGGTGTTGACATGGCAGAGTGCCATGAATTGCACCATATCACCGTTATCTGATGCGGAATCGGAAGCCCTATCAAAATACAAGAGTAATATCAAGGGATGACCTGGCCAATACCATACACAATGCAACACTTTGGGCGCCTCCTTTTGCGAAGGATTGTACTTTACTAACGAGTCGTTGCAATCGCATCCATCCTTGGTGCTAGTACATAGCACTGCTGTGATAATCAATGACACATGTACGGCATTGGTAGACCAAGGAGACTCTATATCGGTACCCAGGGCTCCTTGGCATACCACACGTAGATGAAACCGAATAGtaatatcaaaaatatagatatacaaatggGTCACATTGTGTACAGACTGCCCATATTAAACAATAATCACGTATGAATCACTTTTCATTCCATTGCGAAAATCGCGGTACAATGTGTAGCGCCGAGAAGAGCCTAACTCAGACCCTAGTGAGATAACTAAAAACCACCACAGGGTATCTATCTAGTTATATGGACATATAATGCCGGTTACTGGTTGATATATTGAGAACGGCATTTCTCGATGGTGGTGACGCGCCTAGGAATCTGGGTGGGGCGGGAGGATGCCAGGCCAGGTGTCTCCAAAATTGTCATCTATTACACGTGATAAAGTCTTCATATAGGTGGTGTTGAAACCTAGCTCTATTTCTGACTCAAACGGACACAAACATCTCAAAGGTACGTCTAAATTATCATGattttatatctattttgTGTGGTTATGTACACGGTGACGTAGTCGAATGCGTGTTATCGTTTATATACAGCTTTTATTTAGTGCTGGTTAATTAATTGGGTACTAATGATAAATGTTTGGTACTATTTTAGTCTGTAGTCCCTGTTATTTCATGAGTTTCGTTTATACAGTGGGATCCAATGTGGGTTGtcttaatatataatgctgTATCCATGGGATTTGTATAGCAATTATATACCTTTGGTTTAATGTGTGTTACAGGGGCTTGTCAAAATGTCGTCTGTTCCCATGTCCGCCCTTTCTGCTGAGCAGCGTGACGAGTTGCTTTGCATCTACTCATCTTTGATTTTGTACGACGAGGGTCTCGACATCAGTGCTGAGAACATCACTAAGCTGATCAAGGCTGTTGACATCAACGTACAGCCCTTCAGGCCTATGCTTTTCGCCAAGGCTCTTCAGGGCAAGAACATCGCTGAACTCTTTGCTGGTGTTGGTTCATCGGCTGCTGCTGCCCCTGTTGCTGCCGCTGGAGGTGCTCCCGCCGCTGCTGAGGACAAGGCTGAGGCTAAGAAGCCCGAGGCTGAGCCTGAGGAGGAAGAGGACGACATGGGTTTCTCTTTGTTCGACTGAGCGACACACCTTGGTGTTTTGCCAACATGCTTTAAAGCTCAATTTCTGCTTTTAGAATATCTATATTAGTGTTTGTAAAGGATGCTATAGTCATCCTACCCCCGCGCTGTACATTCTGGTAGCCTGTGTATCTAAGAATAACTAGATACACATTTACGCTTttcatatcgcaatatacatttctGTTAGGTAAGCACCCTAATAGgtgttatatgtattctTCCGTTTATATTTAGCGGGATTTACTTGATACATATAGAGCATGGATCACATGGCGTGACTCATCTCATTCTTATTGGCAAGTTCTGGTTTTACTAATTTCCAAGTGTTTGTAATGGCTGCTGGAGACAGCTGGGACGACATCCCAGATAATTTCGTTTTACCTGCTGGCAACGCCCAGCGTGGCGCTAAGCTTTTTAAGAAGCATTGTCAACAATGTCACTCCATGCGTCCGGATAACCGTCAGACATCAGGTATGTGGATGTTTGTATGTAATAAGTACTTTTGATGGCCATATATGGTAATATATACGTTTACTTCTGTTCATACTACGGAGCCATAACGTTGTCACTGTAATATGAATGCTACAATTTGTTAATCATGTGCTCAATGCGTTGATCCTATCATACATATGTTCACGAACATCCAGGCTTTGCTACAGTTGGACCCACTCTGTTCAATGTATATTGTAGGACTGCTGGTGCATCGGGCCATGACAGTGTCAAGGGAATTACTGACAATTTGCAAAATGCCGGCATCGTGTGGACCGATGCCAACTTAATGAGGTATGGCACTGTTATTTATTCTATGACATTACAGGTACATGAAAAACCCTGAACGTTACGTTAATGCTGTTGTTGGCATGAATTTCTCTGGTCTTCCTAATTTCCAGGATCGTGTTGACATCGTTCACTTTTTGCGTGACTTAACTCCTGAGGGCACGGTGGGCAAGAAGATGATGGAGGAGGCTAAGAGGAAGAAATAGTTTTACTTCCTTGACATAGATTCTAATATTTAACATTACATTCACTGTGCCCTTTAGTTCTCTGGTCATCTTGAAATGTTGACAATCTAGTGCAGCACTTTGTATGACAGTTAGCAGCTCtataatgaaaatataaattaaGATATAAAATTTACGCGTtatgataatatatagcatatttgTACAAAAAAATACAGGATCACACTCTAGTTCTGGTACCCTGTATTGCTATGATACAATATAAGTTCGTATATCGTAACTTGTCACATAACAGCACATCCATACGGGAGCTGTATAACTGAGTCGTTGTTATCGTCCCTAAGGACAATCTCGATATTGTCATATTGGAACTCATCCCAATGACCCGTATGTATCATCGTATGTTCCTGCATACGGTAGTGTGCATTATCGTCGAACTTCGATTCGTCATTATCTTCAGATTCCTCATTACCGCGCCTAGAACGTAGATTAGCAAAATAACTACGTAATGTCTTGGGGCCCGGTGCTTCCTCGGAACGCTTCGATAGGTACTCGCTAAACATGGCTACTCTGTTTTTGATATAGGATGTAGGTGAGTAGTGTGACATGGATTCCACGTGATCCTTAGAGCCCATACTTTGGGAGGGAACGTCCTGattatctatatttttatcaCTCGGTTTACGTAATGATTTAATTGCCTGGAAGAAACGCAAGCGTCCATTGTGTACGGGCATGTCTTCAATAAACTCTTTTAGTGGTTTAGCTTCTGTTTCAGTGTTAATATTCTCCTCaaatacacattggtaAGGTCCATGTTCCGATAATACCCGTTGTGAAGCTTTGCTAACAATTTCACAACGCAGGTTGTTTCCAACGTCGATTACTGATTGTGCGTCCACGGGGTCTGGAGACTTCTGTTCCTTTGGCGGGTCCTCGATAAATAGTGCAAAGCAATCTACAAAGGTACCATGGTTTGGGATAAAAGCATCGCTGAAAGTATAGCCTGATTTCTGCGATGAAAATGACGGGATAAAAGCGATAAATCGTTCAGAGGCGCTATTACTCCTCAGAAAGCTTTCCATATTCCAGCTAAAGCGTTGCGATATGTTCGGCACTCCGTTAGCCATAGAGCTTATGGCTGAAGCGGTGTTAGTTCCGAATGTCCTGGTTATCTTCCAGTTGGTGTACATCATTCCCTTGAAACCGTCAAACATGGATGATAGCTTGTTGTACAGTGCTGCAGTATAGGTACTAGACTCATTATCGTCAGTCACCTCTGTCTCCTGGTCTGAATCATCTGTATTTCTCGACTTGAACCAGTCAACTCCATGGAAAACAGTTTTGAAACGATCGATATTACGCCTACTTTTCACCGAAAGTTCGCTGGGGGATGACTTCCGGGAACCCTGATCTGACTTTCTCCAAAACCCGGAAACCAGGTCAGATTTGAGCCATCCTTCAGATTTGGCAgcttcctgaggaagcatACCTTCAGACAAGGCGCGGCGATCTTTAACATCTAGTACCTTGATCGCTACTGCCTTAGTCCTACGAACTGTTTCCAAAGGAGCGTCATCTACCATTGTGTGCTGGAGAAAAACGCTTAGGTGGCTACTTAGATGTACAGCATGTGTAATCCTGAAACTAGGCAATGATGACTAAAACGAGCATATGGATCTGGCGTGCATTGATTACATTATTATATGTGTCGATCAAAGATGTAAGTGTAAACACTTTGATGACGCTAcgtatataatatgataAACCATGTCAACCCTAGACATGACGCGCCAGATCCTGTACGAAAActgttaaaatataattatatatattttgagAGACATGGTGATCCACACATTTTACAATGTTCTTAACGTAACCTATATTGTGACTTaagtgattatatattgcgTGCATTAATGCATCCGTTAAGTGGAAGGTTGTTGTTATAGCAATTTAATTATTTGGTTTTGTTAAGTAGCTATTAACTTATAGTTGctaatattaaaaatatgtACCTTCCGgtattcaatatatataacattcGTGTGTAGGAGCGTAACATAGGCAGCTCCATCTAAAGCGAGATTACATTACGTTCTAATCACTAGCAAATTAAAATTGTAAATACAAATCCCAAATAATGCACAATAGAAATACAGTTTATTTCGTCTTCTTGGTGTATACATTCACTTTACCCCAACATACCTCATCTTTGGTTACGATTCGGATGTCGACCTTACCTGTGGCAGTATCTCCGTCCACTGTTCATTTGTCTTAGATTTGGCAAAATGGAAAACACTTCGTGCGGTACTATTTACAAGGTGTCCGGTCCCTGTAAGTCTTAGTTCTACATATTGGTTGCCAAGATTGCACATGTCTATGGAATTATGTTTAATTGCATGAGGATAATAATTTACAGTGGTCATCGCTGAGAACATGCCTGGGACTAAAATGTTCGAGCTTGTTCGTGTGGGTAAACGTGAGATTTGTGGAGAGATCATTAGGATCGATGGGAATTCCGTATATATCCAAGTCTACGAGGACACCTGTAAGTTTTGTTTGTATTCATTGGTTTTGGGTATCTCATTTGTTCcggtatatatatccagttAGGAATATCTGCTGTTCATCTTGATTCTATTTTATACCATTTGGGCTTCTATGTACTAGACCTTATCTATTGCATGGTCATTACATAGTATGGGTCTATGTGTTAGATATACATCCTTCCTGGGTTAGCGCATAACGTGTATTCATGCACGGTGCTGGTTGATTCAATGTTGCttttatgttttttgcCTAATACGTTGACTAACATAATACAGCTGGGTTGCGTGTTGGTGATCCTGTGAAGAACACTGGTATGCCGCTTTCTGTGGAGCTTGGTCCTGGTGTTCTCGATACTGTTTTCGATGGTACTCAGCGCCCACTGAACAAGATTTACGAGACATATCAGCAGTATGCGGTCCCTATTGGTGTGAATATGGCATCGCTCGATCGCACAAAGCTGTGGGAATACACGCCAAATCCTAGTATTACTGTTGGTTCCATGGTGACCGGTGGTGATATTTTTGGTACTGTTCGTGAGAATGACATTTTCTCTAAACACCACATAATGATACCGCCAAATGTGAGTGGAAAGGTTACGTTCGCTGCTCCTGCTGGGCAGTACACTATTGAGGAACCACTACTAAAGCTTGACTACCTTGGTGAGGAGAAGGTATGCAAGATGTATCACGTCTGGCCTGTACGTCAGGCAAGGCCGTTTGTCAAGAAGATCCCTTCAACGAAGCCGTTACTAACGGGTCAGCGTGTATTGGATGCTTTTTTCCCAGCTGTTATGGGTGGTACTTGTGCTGTTCCCGGTGCCTTCGGTTGTGGTAAAACGTGTATATCTCACGTAAGTTTTCGTGCGGCGGTTATATATCACTCCAGGCCCTGGCTAAGTACGCTAATACTGACGTTACTGTCTATGTGGGATGTGGAGAGCGTGGGAACGAGATTGCGGAGGTGCTTAAAGAGTTCCCTGAACTGAAGACCAAGGTTGATGGCAAGGAAGTGAGCATTATGAAACGCACTTGCTTGGTGGCCAATACTTCAAACATGCCAGTGGCCGCCAGGGAGGCTAGTATCTACACTGGCATTACCCTATGTGAATACTTCAGGGATATGGGATACAACGCTTGTGTGATGGCTGATTCCACCAGTCGTTGGGCTGAGGCTTTGCGTGAGATATCAGGTCGTTTAGCTGAGATGCCTGCTGATTCAGGTTATCCCGCCTACCTTGCTTCTAGGCTTTCGGCGTTCTATGAGCGTGCTGGTACAGCTGAGTGTATTGGAACACCACTTCGTGAAGGTTCAGTTACCATTGTTGGTGCTGTATCTCCACCAGGTGGTGATTTCTCATGTCCCGTCACTTCGTCAACAATGTCCATTGTCCAGGTGTTTTGGGGTCTTGATAAAAAGCTGGCGCAGCGTAAGCACTTCCCTTCGGTTAACTGGACCACTTCATTCTCTAAGTACGAGAAGCAGTTAGAGCCTTTCTTTGAGGAGAACTGCCCAGAATTCATCCCTTGTGTCAAGGTACTTAAGAATGTGCTTCACAAGGAGGGTGAGCTCCTGGAGATTGTGCAGCTTGTTGGTAGGGACTCGCTATCTGAGGATCAGAAGGTGACGCTTGAGGTGGCCAAGATAATTCGTGAGGACTTCCTCCAACAGAACTCGTTTACTGACTACGATTACAAGTGCCCGTTGTACAAAACTG contains:
- a CDS encoding putative integral membrane protein, translated to MVTYNFGQVIDSYVAAVFPESDDHYNLLKDSNEDVATEEKPEVPRWHTILQCLQATLLIATLIALGTYALHVRSSYFSTLIQRAGLKEPVSLTDEGYVKFLTKLDEVKSSANVDAGTIQLFDLELQHGSDTFGYSDITTRRDVAYWLQFGLIPTLYRGLKSYNTLIGSTVRLSFIYNGDTGKTGELNPDENIVSRTALMSTFPLGGDDDLNEKVEDGISGIDKNEDEDVELVVNDSSGDPKERLPDVNTKSPYISKIPFASDGTHHTDSSTGGRFMYVSGDSFEDFMNTLNFGEQYSSRSPYFPLCSILSDLNTTAVTLEAFTGNATDYTMTHIRVHFEFILGANGDTSIKKVSKASSISTPRDNLTRRIQLGIYILVVLITVFYFYHSYCIHRGYKVYRWKGMYVLDGLAKLCLLICLIAYTFRLYMGHSSGPYIQSVSDSNGDYNLIATLGRNGRILDADLLEVMFNNLRSTIKKGYVSTGLFQMMTFWTITLLFILCCASLIGGGRAGKVLIFWAHHSMSQFLIACFAVLFTLFMMSAVNAYLVNSVEKNNASFRYNFATLFNILAGVSNDRVDEYVQNTGFMHTVSILVLIGVFTYFGIIVLATLMLTANPEHRIRSFEFIPLRNPFDSSRWHRIKMLIERKFGFLSMNNRRMILRELVFSRRRRAASDGANTSSGQSGSKGVATGSPAGGVDTAAASMEAETVNLEPPVINGNNQREQHCVDVSGDGDNKGSPKIPFGLDGLNIRWSFNYRFRNDVRTYRNILYWLILVGILVFGFKDWRYHNSRKLLQQTLKDRIKTDISDLPPLFASLNHTAGDKALKPVPDVKLEKPNGLTPEVEQATVISPSMGQDIPRVSNSDTNTLSIQTANQLDAEPGEHSRSNVDAPESSGGSDGPRVNQAMQPSYGVKAIVPKLHFSPRRIISRQEVFRWMTDGGLASMFQWVQFDNDMFHSATENPEFMSVNKRFFAVPANNPIFIEFKLHSADGFKSPIFSNMTHDLGKLTVRGVIHSEPISLGLREVFGKGATDFPDCVRKVYIHLLLVDRNADCKLYNTRIRFDLGKSGMVLLRLSVRSVVGVHLTARYWNIAFIVVTTVSSLLLLLFAWWIYKDFVSFRFNYCRHHRISPKGRFWHCLMVYFVNDYLRLIHFWILSLIAVTCVMYYIIHDNTNAVYRNINLISTLEGRLVVQNALWHIRAVHLLLWYVLGTLCTLILLVQFNMLQVLVQVIFVCITFAFTMYMLVFLALFVLAITFLFVILIFAADLYDELSRDENFVLGGLRLLVGQSKIPSHVYESNPVIMLIYPLCKLLELFLGNLLFVYLWSIWPKEDDKEAEALDKTYEMFRSEPIEECEISDGVASLTQVAPDQLDLIPNEIKEYCADEAIKFHEMFRQFNEELTSSGLTKVEYLMQLENRLAKQTHEMLTHCQSLELELEVLSKACNKAEGEDNDELETAISLLEATVADKKNELDAIYAKYKSIMDQEDNEARNNVD
- a CDS encoding DEAD/DEAH box helicase family protein: MNVRGMCHLWAFVGPGLSVHNRNDGHKTLYAFGNLGIRLPKSPEGFWNPKSESKNNVEQRQSLPLIHVPDCGPQGVVSYAGIYKDIDNLPARTLENVDIESLTPGAISEIGRMLNAVGVESLSRLQLSLFDELSYGSNALFHSETSTGKTFSMLLYATLRHYYRIDPSWLCSRRVQTLFDTSLSGKVKNAPFTPPNSPVLGRVMVLCPTKELAVQTANQLIEFTCGDVDAVRLIIDDQAMLPEDINSRQLFIVGSANQVNQYMLTKSRRYTRGILQHVSMIILDEIDRLIKVPNQYASSRRKSFLRTHPTAAFQLCQTLLALSPNRLQVVGASASISRHHIRFMDTAIQSYRKTRCPLAVIRHQDERTAANRYVSIPESVEHFFAASNTDSLGNKVGKLATILRQRPPERVIFFISSDHSLLSFRHYLNNCGFECKILHHEFGIRDNISKRFDPTVQKGLYDRRASTEVMDMYDSCKQTLETESDQSCYYAASMDSARGLHFSALDTIYMIGIPRNVDEYVHIAGRVGRCGNIGRCIVVDSAPNLSKVLTWQSAMNCTISPLSDAESEALSKYKSNIKG
- a CDS encoding putative 60S acidic ribosomal protein p1; translated protein: MSSVPMSALSAEQRDELLCIYSSLILYDEGLDISAENITKLIKAVDINVQPFRPMLFAKALQGKNIAELFAGVGSSAAAAPVAAAGGAPAAAEDKAEAKKPEAEPEEEEDDMGFSLFD
- a CDS encoding Cytochrome c family protein codes for the protein MAAGDSWDDIPDNFVLPAGNAQRGAKLFKKHCQQCHSMRPDNRQTSGFATVGPTLFNVYCRTAGASGHDSVKGITDNLQNAGIVWTDANLMRYMKNPERYVNAVVGMNFSGLPNFQDRVDIVHFLRDLTPEGTVGKKMMEEAKRKK
- a CDS encoding putative vacuolar ATP synthase catalytic subunit A codes for the protein MENTSCGTIYKVSGPLVIAENMPGTKMFELVRVGKREICGEIIRIDGNSVYIQVYEDTSGLRVGDPVKNTGMPLSVELGPGVLDTVFDGTQRPLNKIYETYQQYAVPIGVNMASLDRTKLWEYTPNPSITVGSMVTGGDIFGTVRENDIFSKHHIMIPPNVSGKVTFAAPAGQYTIEEPLLKLDYLGEEKVCKMYHVWPVRQARPFVKKIPSTKPLLTGQRVLDAFFPAVMGGTCAVPGAFGCGKTCISHALAKYANTDVTVYVGCGERGNEIAEVLKEFPELKTKVDGKEVSIMKRTCLVANTSNMPVAAREASIYTGITLCEYFRDMGYNACVMADSTSRWAEALREISGRLAEMPADSGYPAYLASRLSAFYERAGTAECIGTPLREGSVTIVGAVSPPGGDFSCPVTSSTMSIVQVFWGLDKKLAQRKHFPSVNWTTSFSKYEKQLEPFFEENCPEFIPCVKVLKNVLHKEGELLEIVQLVGRDSLSEDQKVTLEVAKIIREDFLQQNSFTDYDYKCPLYKTAGMLNCIVTFHNECLKAIAESGKRGNKLGWGTIYNTMRATINKITGLKFMDPLLPQEEFEEAFRTIIDEVTSGMRQLVDI